The following proteins are encoded in a genomic region of Streptococcus gwangjuense:
- a CDS encoding FtsK/SpoIIIE domain-containing protein yields the protein MKQRVFRGKRIRPSDKDLVFHFTVASLLPILLLVVGLFHVKTIQQVNWQDFNLSQADKIDIPYLSISFSVAILVCLLVAFLFKRYRYDTIKQLYHRQKLAKMVLENKWYESEQVKTDGFFKDSPSRTKEKITYFPKIYYRLKNGLIQIQVEITLGKYQDQLLHLEKKLESGLYCELTDKELKDSYVEYTLLYDMIARRISIDEVQAHDGKLCLMKNMWWEYDNLPHMLIAGGTGGGKTYFILTLIEALLHTDSKLYILDPKNADLADLGSVMANVHYRKEDLLSCIDTFYEEMIKRSEEMKQMENYKTGENYAYLGLPAHFLIFDEYVAFMEMLGTKENTAVINKLKQIVMLGRQAGFFLILACQRPDAKYLGDGIRDQFNFRVALGRMSEMGYGMMFGSDVQKDFFLKRIKGRGYVDVGTSVISEFYTPLVPKGHDFLEEIKKLSNSRQDTKKPSSEQQEMEK from the coding sequence ATGAAACAGCGTGTCTTTCGTGGTAAAAGGATTCGTCCGAGTGACAAAGATTTAGTCTTTCATTTTACAGTAGCGTCCTTACTGCCTATTTTACTGCTTGTTGTCGGACTGTTTCATGTGAAGACAATCCAGCAGGTCAACTGGCAGGACTTTAACCTATCACAAGCAGATAAGATTGACATTCCGTATTTAAGTATCAGTTTCAGTGTCGCAATTCTTGTCTGCTTGCTGGTGGCGTTTCTATTCAAACGGTATCGCTATGATACGATTAAACAACTCTACCACCGTCAAAAGCTGGCGAAGATGGTTCTTGAAAATAAGTGGTATGAATCAGAACAGGTCAAAACAGATGGCTTCTTCAAGGATTCCCCCAGTCGTACCAAAGAAAAGATAACCTACTTCCCTAAAATCTATTATCGCCTTAAAAATGGCTTAATACAGATACAAGTGGAAATCACTCTGGGGAAATATCAAGACCAGCTCCTACACTTGGAAAAGAAATTAGAAAGTGGCTTGTACTGTGAGCTGACGGATAAAGAGTTAAAGGATTCCTACGTGGAATATACCTTGCTCTATGATATGATAGCCCGTCGTATTTCTATTGATGAAGTACAAGCTCATGATGGGAAACTTTGCTTAATGAAAAATATGTGGTGGGAATATGACAATCTGCCTCACATGCTCATAGCTGGTGGTACAGGTGGCGGTAAGACCTACTTTATCCTGACACTGATTGAAGCCTTGCTTCATACAGATTCTAAGCTGTATATCTTAGACCCGAAAAATGCAGACTTAGCCGATTTAGGCTCTGTGATGGCAAATGTCCACTACAGAAAAGAAGACTTGCTTTCCTGCATTGATACATTCTATGAAGAAATGATAAAACGCAGTGAGGAAATGAAGCAGATGGAAAATTATAAGACTGGCGAAAATTATGCTTACTTAGGACTTCCAGCACACTTCTTAATCTTTGATGAATATGTCGCTTTCATGGAAATGCTGGGAACAAAAGAAAACACCGCAGTTATAAATAAGTTGAAACAGATTGTCATGTTAGGTCGTCAAGCTGGCTTCTTTCTAATACTGGCTTGTCAGCGTCCAGACGCAAAATATCTAGGCGACGGAATCCGTGACCAGTTTAATTTCAGAGTGGCTTTAGGTCGTATGTCTGAAATGGGCTATGGCATGATGTTTGGCAGTGACGTACAAAAGGATTTCTTCTTAAAGCGAATCAAAGGTCGTGGCTATGTTGATGTAGGAACAAGTGTCATATCAGAGTTTTATACTCCCCTTGTACCAAAAGGACATGACTTTTTAGAGGAAATTAAAAAGTTATCCAACAGCAGACAGGACACAAAAAAGCCATCATCAGAACAACAAGAAATGGAGAAATAA
- a CDS encoding YdcP family protein, producing MMRLANGIVLDKDTTFGELKFSALRREVRIQNEDGTVSEEIKERTYDLKSKGQGRMIQVSIPASVPLKEFEYNARVELINPIADTVATATFQGADVDWYIKADDIVLTKDSNSFRNQQPPKKEPATDK from the coding sequence ATGATGAGATTAGCAAATGGTATCGTATTAGATAAAGACACGACTTTTGGAGAATTAAAATTCTCTGCTCTACGTCGTGAAGTGAGAATCCAAAATGAAGACGGTACGGTTTCAGAGGAAATCAAAGAACGTACCTATGACTTAAAATCCAAAGGGCAAGGACGCATGATTCAAGTAAGTATTCCTGCCAGCGTGCCTTTGAAAGAGTTTGAATATAACGCACGGGTGGAACTTATCAATCCCATTGCGGATACTGTCGCTACTGCTACCTTTCAAGGAGCAGATGTTGACTGGTACATCAAGGCAGACGATATTGTGCTGACAAAGGATTCTAATTCCTTTAGAAATCAACAGCCACCTAAGAAAGAACCTGCTACGGACAAATAG
- a CDS encoding conjugal transfer protein — protein MPINPPYLTGGYKSTGNSQKNIRKSFGYKGFTKFQRMSNGL, from the coding sequence CTGCCCATTAACCCCCCGTATCTAACAGGGGGGTACAAATCGACAGGAAACAGTCAAAAAAACATTAGAAAATCCTTTGGTTACAAGGGATTTACAAAATTTCAGCGTATGTCAAATGGGCTTTAA
- a CDS encoding YdcP family protein, with translation MELKFVIPKMEKTFGNLEFAGEDKVVQRRINGHLTVLSRSYNLYSDVQRADDIVVVLPAEAGEKHFGFEERVKLVNPRITAEGYKIGTRGFTNYLLHADDMVKE, from the coding sequence ATGGAACTTAAATTTGTGATTCCCAAGATGGAAAAAACATTCGGCAATTTAGAATTTGCTGGCGAGGATAAAGTCGTACAGCGAAGAATCAACGGACATCTAACCGTCTTATCTCGAAGCTATAATCTCTATTCAGACGTTCAAAGAGCAGATGATATTGTGGTCGTACTTCCTGCTGAAGCTGGCGAAAAACATTTCGGCTTTGAGGAACGTGTTAAGTTAGTCAATCCACGTATTACCGCCGAGGGCTATAAAATCGGCACTCGTGGTTTTACAAATTACCTTTTACATGCTGACGACATGGTAAAAGAATAA